The following proteins are encoded in a genomic region of Saccharopolyspora antimicrobica:
- a CDS encoding helix-turn-helix transcriptional regulator, which produces MSGSGHLGEFLRARRARLRPEDVGLITPPGHRRVAGLRREELAQLAGVSVSYYTRLEQHQSVNASDGVLDALARALRLDDHERAHLRELAAQRPRRQKRPPAERVDGLTRELLQSLKDMPALLVGRRTDVLAWTPQGHALLAGHIDPAAPECPGERPNLVRMLFLDPHTRDLYVDWEHKARGLVASLRLAAGRHPDDALLASLVGELSVKCPEFVAMWGDHRVKPCQGDAFRLRHPLVGELTITQQSLQIPRAPDQSIVVVTAEQGSTSADTLDLLAQLTAKSTGTDELQQTRDRARNLTS; this is translated from the coding sequence ATGAGCGGTTCTGGGCACCTCGGCGAGTTCCTGCGAGCACGGCGGGCGCGGCTGCGGCCCGAGGACGTCGGGCTGATCACCCCGCCCGGACACCGCCGGGTCGCCGGGCTGCGCCGCGAGGAACTCGCGCAGTTGGCCGGAGTCAGCGTCTCCTACTACACGCGGCTGGAGCAGCACCAGTCGGTCAACGCCTCCGACGGTGTGCTCGACGCACTGGCCAGGGCACTGCGCCTGGACGATCACGAACGCGCGCACCTGCGGGAACTGGCAGCGCAGCGCCCTCGCCGGCAGAAGCGCCCACCGGCAGAGCGCGTCGACGGGCTCACCCGTGAGCTGTTGCAGTCGTTGAAGGACATGCCCGCGCTGCTCGTCGGCAGGCGCACGGACGTGCTGGCGTGGACACCCCAGGGACATGCTCTGCTGGCCGGGCACATCGACCCCGCGGCACCGGAGTGTCCTGGCGAGCGACCGAACCTGGTCCGGATGCTGTTCCTGGACCCGCACACCCGCGACCTCTACGTGGACTGGGAGCACAAGGCACGCGGCCTGGTGGCCAGCCTCCGGCTCGCGGCGGGCCGCCACCCGGACGACGCACTGCTGGCGTCGCTGGTCGGCGAGCTGTCGGTGAAGTGCCCGGAGTTCGTCGCGATGTGGGGCGATCACCGGGTCAAACCCTGCCAGGGCGACGCCTTCCGGCTGCGCCACCCGCTGGTCGGCGAACTCACCATCACCCAGCAGAGCCTCCAGATCCCCCGCGCTCCGGACCAGTCCATCGTCGTGGTCACGGCCGAGCAGGGCTCCACCTCCGCCGACACCCTGGATCTGCTGGCCCAGCTGACCGCGAAGTCCACCGGTACCGACGAGCTCCAGCAGACGCGCGACCGGGCGCGGAACCTGACCTCCTGA
- a CDS encoding tyrosine-type recombinase/integrase, which yields MTKAIAPLEEELRKSGQERFAEFLRIYASLNTRLAYATDLGIPLDWVPGYRPPDPTRRRGRARRSQPTGLEWLPWCLRNGFTSFAEVRVEHVERWLGELAAAGYRDATRARMLSAVSAFYRKYLLREGLAEHNPVALVDRSAQHLNRPAGTPSSTVLWSFEACRALLLAAYLLVDRHRHGLRDRAMVEILIGTGVRAEELVGIDIADYHRPEPGGPAAQRVHGKGAKDRRVALAPPVADAVEAYLAERRPATVPARTGQVGTRPREPLFITRTGARVHVSHVQAVLRRLCATFAPPADAPPPRARWLRDLLATEQAAFIALHLEPLRETIHPHSARHSYATHAKNRGAEARQVQRDLGHASLTTTEGYLHDAENLALSAAHDLSPALHRGWLAAP from the coding sequence GTGACCAAGGCGATTGCCCCGCTGGAGGAGGAGCTGCGCAAGAGCGGCCAGGAGCGGTTCGCGGAGTTCCTGCGCATCTACGCATCGCTGAACACGCGCCTGGCCTATGCCACCGACCTCGGGATCCCGCTGGACTGGGTCCCCGGTTACCGGCCTCCGGATCCCACCCGGCGCCGGGGGCGCGCCCGCCGAAGCCAGCCCACGGGCCTGGAATGGCTGCCGTGGTGCCTGCGCAACGGGTTCACCTCCTTTGCCGAGGTCCGCGTCGAGCACGTCGAGCGCTGGCTCGGCGAACTGGCCGCCGCAGGCTACCGCGACGCCACCCGGGCCCGGATGCTCTCAGCGGTGTCGGCCTTCTACCGCAAGTACCTCCTGCGGGAAGGCCTCGCCGAGCACAACCCGGTGGCCCTGGTCGACCGCTCCGCCCAGCACCTCAACCGCCCCGCCGGAACCCCGTCGAGCACCGTGCTGTGGTCCTTCGAAGCCTGCCGCGCGCTGCTGCTGGCCGCCTACCTGCTCGTCGACCGCCACCGCCACGGACTCCGCGACCGCGCGATGGTCGAGATCCTCATCGGCACCGGGGTGCGCGCGGAAGAACTGGTGGGCATCGACATCGCCGACTACCACCGGCCGGAACCCGGCGGGCCGGCCGCCCAGCGGGTGCACGGCAAAGGGGCCAAGGACCGGCGCGTGGCGCTGGCACCGCCGGTCGCCGACGCCGTCGAGGCCTACCTCGCCGAGCGCCGGCCCGCCACGGTGCCCGCCCGCACCGGACAGGTCGGCACCCGGCCCCGCGAACCGCTGTTCATCACCCGCACCGGAGCCCGGGTGCACGTCTCCCACGTCCAGGCGGTGCTGCGACGGCTGTGCGCCACGTTCGCCCCGCCCGCCGACGCCCCACCGCCCCGGGCGCGCTGGCTGCGGGACCTGCTGGCCACCGAACAGGCGGCGTTCATCGCGCTGCACCTCGAACCGCTGCGCGAGACGATCCACCCGCATTCGGCCCGGCACTCCTACGCCACCCACGCCAAGAACCGGGGCGCGGAAGCCCGCCAGGTCCAGCGCGACCTGGGCCACGCCTCGTTGACCACCACGGAGGGCTACCTGCACGACGCGGAGAACCTCGCCCTCTCCGCCGCCCACGACCTCTCCCCGGCACTGCACCGCGGCTGGCTCGCCGCGCCGTAG
- a CDS encoding aminoglycoside phosphotransferase family protein yields MTHTKIEITAELIRDLLREQHPDLADLPVELGARGWDNQLWRLGDDLAVRLPWATESADVLLRKEHTWVPALAPHLPLPVPVPQRLGEPSELFPRPWIVTTWVPGEPADRAPVTRTEDAAEGLAAFLTALHRTAPDEAPTGRGRGGPLAEASGWVAEQLASATELGLVPDPDAVRAVWEDALAAPVWTGPARWLHGDLHPANVLTDSGTICGVIDFGDLCAGDPAHDLAAAWILLPDGGAEHFHRAYRPAADAAMLRRARGWAVITALMLMHVGDAGVHGRPGGKATWGPPAHDALRRLIATADR; encoded by the coding sequence ATGACCCACACCAAGATCGAGATCACCGCGGAGCTGATCCGCGACCTGCTGCGCGAACAGCACCCCGATCTCGCCGATCTGCCGGTGGAGCTCGGTGCGCGCGGCTGGGACAACCAGCTGTGGCGGCTCGGCGACGATCTCGCGGTCCGGCTGCCGTGGGCCACGGAGTCCGCCGATGTCCTGCTGCGCAAGGAACACACCTGGGTGCCCGCACTCGCCCCGCACCTGCCGCTGCCGGTGCCCGTCCCGCAGCGGCTGGGGGAGCCCTCCGAACTGTTCCCCCGGCCCTGGATCGTCACCACCTGGGTGCCGGGCGAGCCTGCCGACCGGGCTCCGGTCACCCGCACCGAGGACGCCGCCGAAGGCCTGGCCGCTTTCCTGACGGCACTGCACCGCACCGCTCCCGACGAGGCTCCCACCGGCCGCGGCCGCGGCGGCCCGCTGGCCGAAGCGTCCGGGTGGGTCGCCGAACAACTCGCCTCGGCCACCGAACTCGGCCTGGTCCCCGATCCGGACGCGGTCCGCGCGGTGTGGGAGGACGCCCTGGCCGCACCGGTCTGGACAGGACCGGCCCGGTGGCTCCACGGCGACCTGCACCCGGCCAACGTCCTCACCGACAGCGGCACCATCTGCGGGGTGATCGACTTCGGTGATCTCTGCGCCGGCGACCCGGCCCACGACCTGGCCGCCGCGTGGATCCTGCTGCCCGACGGCGGCGCCGAGCACTTCCACCGCGCCTACCGGCCCGCCGCGGACGCCGCGATGCTGCGCCGTGCCCGCGGCTGGGCGGTGATCACCGCCCTGATGCTCATGCACGTCGGGGACGCCGGTGTGCACGGCCGTCCCGGTGGAAAAGCGACCTGGGGGCCACCCGCCCACGACGCGCTGCGACGTCTCATCGCGACAGCCGACCGCTGA
- a CDS encoding helix-turn-helix transcriptional regulator: MDSSWEAKALESPLGVFLRARRQQVRPEQQGLVPGGSRQVTGLRRDEVAMLAGISTDYYVRLEQGRERHPSRMVMDGLSAALLLDRASSRYLRELATADYDADVGGVLEPRRLDAVRPLLGSLTVPAILVDRWLNLVAANALGEMLHEGLEHRENYARMVFLSPGAQEFFVDWSELAHCMVATLRASAGSESGSGRLERLVGELAVASEVFSTAWAQHEVYEKAVDRKRFRHPLVGALAFNQHVLELPDSDGHQIWAYHPTDDATEEALVRLGSLATLSASTFTTREESTS, encoded by the coding sequence ATGGACTCATCATGGGAGGCGAAGGCGCTGGAGAGCCCGCTGGGCGTGTTTCTGCGGGCGCGGCGTCAGCAGGTGCGTCCGGAGCAGCAGGGCCTCGTGCCAGGCGGGTCTCGGCAGGTGACGGGGCTGCGGCGTGATGAGGTCGCCATGCTGGCGGGGATCAGCACGGACTACTACGTGCGGCTGGAGCAGGGCCGGGAGCGGCATCCTTCGCGCATGGTGATGGACGGGCTGTCGGCGGCTTTGTTGCTGGACCGTGCCTCGTCGCGGTATCTGCGTGAGCTCGCCACGGCCGACTACGACGCCGACGTAGGTGGTGTTCTCGAACCACGGCGGCTGGATGCGGTGCGTCCGTTGCTCGGCTCGTTGACCGTCCCCGCGATCCTGGTGGACCGCTGGCTCAACCTCGTGGCTGCCAATGCGTTGGGCGAGATGCTTCACGAGGGGTTGGAGCATCGGGAGAACTACGCACGGATGGTGTTCCTGTCGCCGGGGGCGCAGGAGTTCTTCGTCGATTGGTCCGAGCTGGCCCACTGCATGGTGGCGACGTTGCGTGCCAGCGCTGGTTCCGAGTCGGGTTCGGGCCGGTTGGAGCGGCTGGTGGGTGAGCTCGCAGTGGCCAGCGAGGTGTTCAGCACCGCCTGGGCGCAGCACGAGGTGTATGAGAAGGCCGTTGACCGCAAGCGGTTCCGGCACCCGCTGGTCGGCGCGCTCGCGTTCAACCAGCACGTGCTGGAACTCCCCGACAGCGACGGTCACCAGATCTGGGCCTACCACCCCACCGACGACGCCACGGAAGAAGCGCTGGTGCGTCTCGGATCGCTTGCCACGTTGTCGGCTTCCACGTTCACCACCCGGGAGGAGAGCACATCATGA
- a CDS encoding NmrA family NAD(P)-binding protein, with the protein MHVITGASGRTGRAAASHLLEHGHDVRAVGRDPRNLAHLADRGAQIHQADQSDPTAMTTALREADTAYLVIQPNYIPDHPDFAAFQDQAAAALTDALTQSGVRRVVALSSWGAQHPSGTGPVAGLHRFEKRLSTVPGVDITWLRAGYYMENLLDHLDSVRTHRRIIAPFDPDVPLPLITTTDVGTAAAEELTRPQTGTRIRELQGERDVTMNEVAQAIATAIDAPVTYERCTVETFHEQLREAGVSDNVAAMMAEVPHAMNTGHLRMTQPRTPETTTPTSLETFIETEFVPALNAS; encoded by the coding sequence ATGCACGTCATCACCGGAGCCAGCGGCCGCACCGGCCGCGCCGCAGCATCGCACCTGCTGGAACACGGCCACGACGTACGAGCAGTCGGCCGCGACCCGCGCAACCTCGCGCACCTCGCCGACCGCGGAGCCCAGATCCACCAGGCCGACCAATCCGACCCCACCGCGATGACCACCGCCCTCCGAGAGGCCGATACCGCCTACTTGGTCATCCAACCCAACTACATCCCCGACCACCCCGACTTCGCCGCCTTCCAAGACCAGGCGGCAGCCGCGCTCACCGACGCACTCACCCAATCCGGCGTGCGCCGTGTCGTTGCTCTGAGCAGCTGGGGAGCACAACACCCCAGCGGTACCGGTCCCGTTGCAGGTCTGCACCGCTTCGAGAAGCGCCTCTCGACCGTTCCCGGAGTGGACATCACGTGGCTGCGCGCGGGCTACTACATGGAAAACCTCCTTGACCACCTCGACTCCGTGCGCACCCACCGCCGGATCATCGCGCCGTTCGACCCCGACGTGCCACTGCCACTGATCACCACGACCGACGTCGGCACCGCCGCAGCCGAGGAGCTGACACGGCCGCAGACCGGGACACGAATCCGAGAACTGCAAGGCGAACGAGACGTGACCATGAACGAGGTCGCACAGGCGATCGCAACAGCGATCGACGCACCCGTGACCTACGAACGCTGCACCGTGGAGACCTTCCACGAGCAGCTGCGCGAAGCCGGCGTGTCGGACAACGTCGCCGCGATGATGGCGGAAGTCCCGCACGCTATGAACACCGGTCACCTGCGCATGACCCAGCCACGAACCCCGGAAACGACCACCCCGACATCGCTGGAGACATTCATCGAGACCGAATTCGTGCCCGCGCTCAACGCCTCCTGA
- a CDS encoding MarR family winged helix-turn-helix transcriptional regulator, giving the protein MSRQDTAPGASAAIGAALYSLATRAARRLPRDMSLTSAATLATLDRTGPRRITDLAAVEGVTQPAMTALVRVMEESGLVERRGDASDKRVTLVCLTEVGASYVRTRRQAGVHAFERLIGELTGDEVEALVAALPALKHLAELESQDREGPKQ; this is encoded by the coding sequence ATGAGTCGTCAAGACACCGCTCCTGGCGCGTCCGCCGCTATCGGGGCAGCCCTCTACAGCCTGGCCACCAGGGCCGCGAGACGCCTGCCCCGGGACATGAGCCTGACATCCGCCGCCACCCTGGCCACCCTGGACCGGACCGGCCCGCGGCGCATCACCGATCTGGCCGCGGTCGAGGGCGTCACCCAGCCCGCGATGACCGCCCTGGTCCGAGTGATGGAGGAGTCCGGCCTGGTCGAGCGGCGGGGCGACGCGTCCGACAAGCGGGTCACGCTGGTGTGCCTGACCGAGGTCGGCGCCTCCTATGTCCGGACGCGGCGCCAGGCGGGCGTCCACGCGTTCGAGCGGTTGATCGGCGAGCTCACCGGCGACGAGGTCGAGGCGCTGGTGGCGGCCCTTCCAGCGCTGAAGCATCTGGCAGAGCTCGAAAGCCAGGACCGCGAAGGGCCGAAGCAGTGA
- a CDS encoding MFS transporter, protein MKTFPEARSEPRLLVPALMFIALVVAAVASLGAPLITSVATSFHVSLGSAQWTLTVALLSGAVATPVLGRLGAGPHRRATILATLAVVVAGSALTVLPLPFAWLLVGRAAQGVGLGLTALMMGVARDHLPEKRSAAVIALISVVSIIGAGVGYPLAALLAELGGVRAAYGLGLVVTAAALLTAWRSMPEAPEGRSAHMDVAGAVVLTAALLLVLFLAGERNLWSRHLAVAAGLAVVAVVLLCVWAVIELRSTTPLVNVRAMRHPAVAGANLAMFVGGIGMYLLLTLITRYAQTPHGAGYGFGLTTFVAGLVLIPFSVLGFVAGKLTPRVRTRIADPLLLAGSAVVVGGGFALFAAARSDLAELFAAMGVLGFGVGGFSAAMPGVILAVTPKSETSSAMSFNYVVRSVGYSLGSAIGGLILAAGTGPGHLVPDDSAYITAALVGIGAMAITTLTSLALARRRSSETNP, encoded by the coding sequence GTGAAAACGTTCCCGGAGGCGCGTTCCGAGCCGCGGCTGCTGGTCCCCGCCCTGATGTTCATCGCTCTGGTCGTGGCGGCGGTCGCCAGCCTCGGGGCGCCGCTGATCACCAGCGTGGCGACCTCGTTCCACGTCTCGCTCGGCAGCGCGCAGTGGACGCTGACCGTCGCGCTGCTCAGCGGCGCCGTCGCCACGCCGGTCCTGGGCCGGCTCGGAGCCGGCCCGCACCGGCGGGCCACGATTCTCGCCACGTTGGCGGTCGTCGTCGCCGGCAGTGCGCTCACCGTGCTGCCGCTGCCGTTCGCGTGGCTGCTGGTCGGCAGGGCGGCCCAGGGCGTAGGGCTCGGGCTGACGGCGCTGATGATGGGCGTGGCCCGGGACCACCTCCCCGAGAAGCGCAGCGCGGCCGTGATCGCCCTGATCTCGGTGGTCTCGATCATTGGGGCCGGCGTCGGCTACCCGCTGGCCGCACTGCTCGCCGAGCTCGGCGGGGTACGGGCCGCCTACGGCCTCGGCCTGGTCGTCACCGCCGCCGCCCTCCTGACCGCGTGGCGTTCCATGCCCGAAGCTCCCGAAGGCCGCTCCGCCCACATGGACGTGGCAGGCGCGGTCGTCCTGACCGCTGCGCTGCTCCTGGTGCTGTTCCTCGCCGGCGAACGGAATCTGTGGAGTCGGCACCTCGCCGTGGCGGCGGGCCTCGCCGTCGTCGCGGTGGTGCTGCTCTGCGTCTGGGCCGTCATCGAGTTGCGCAGCACGACGCCCCTGGTCAATGTGCGGGCGATGCGGCACCCGGCGGTCGCCGGGGCGAACCTCGCCATGTTCGTCGGCGGGATCGGCATGTACCTCCTGCTCACGCTCATCACCCGGTACGCGCAGACGCCGCACGGCGCCGGCTACGGCTTCGGGCTGACGACCTTCGTCGCCGGGCTGGTCCTCATCCCGTTCTCGGTGCTGGGGTTCGTCGCCGGCAAGCTCACGCCACGGGTCCGGACGCGGATCGCCGACCCCCTGCTCCTGGCCGGCAGCGCCGTCGTGGTCGGCGGCGGGTTCGCCCTGTTCGCGGCGGCCCGGTCGGACCTGGCCGAACTGTTCGCGGCGATGGGCGTGCTCGGCTTCGGCGTCGGCGGCTTCTCGGCCGCGATGCCCGGCGTCATCCTGGCCGTCACCCCCAAGAGCGAGACGTCGAGCGCCATGAGCTTCAACTACGTCGTCCGCAGCGTCGGGTACTCCCTGGGCAGCGCCATCGGCGGCCTGATCCTCGCCGCGGGCACCGGCCCCGGCCACCTCGTCCCCGACGACAGCGCCTACATCACCGCGGCGCTGGTCGGCATCGGCGCCATGGCGATCACGACGCTGACAAGCCTCGCTCTCGCCCGCCGACGCTCGTCCGAGACCAACCCGTAA
- a CDS encoding DUF1330 domain-containing protein, producing the protein MPKGYWVSAYPAIEDPVRLDRYNELAGLAVAAAGGRVLAGIGSRVDAHEAGIAERVVLIEFDSFEQAVAARASAAYQEALAELPDGFERDFRIVEGID; encoded by the coding sequence ATGCCCAAGGGCTACTGGGTCAGCGCCTACCCCGCCATCGAGGACCCCGTGAGGCTTGATCGCTACAATGAACTGGCAGGTCTAGCCGTCGCGGCCGCGGGCGGGCGGGTGCTCGCCGGCATCGGCAGCCGGGTCGACGCACACGAAGCCGGAATCGCCGAGCGCGTCGTCCTGATCGAGTTCGACAGCTTCGAACAGGCGGTCGCCGCGCGCGCGAGCGCGGCCTACCAGGAGGCGCTGGCCGAACTCCCCGACGGCTTCGAGCGCGACTTCCGCATCGTCGAAGGCATCGACTGA
- a CDS encoding TniQ family protein, which yields MMPNANTPLRRLPLPVPPVANESATSYLRRLAAVNHVHIDDLEDMITIGKKNPLASRKRPVDPARLGLITGYSPGRLAEALPDLAERNTRIMRRLPRPRPACPSCVRRHRGGPVEIYLPDHRHVCIRHNIWLGSLGPANDAWPDSRDPVDVNPLPTVRAAQRCHQRLVRRYGEKAAEYAVRTAREVWDRANQTHFLGRHEWKLLEIFRPGAREVSTRDPLAHAIRYPSIVTIAGVLASPHWQQKASFWDTKQQAFDEIGRRIGQRDYGWHPWKRHPLTYWAEELEHERTRAGWETDRYRFFGETRRQTSTWLWTTTPERSTP from the coding sequence ATGATGCCGAACGCCAACACGCCGCTGCGGCGTCTCCCGCTCCCGGTTCCTCCGGTCGCGAACGAATCCGCGACGTCCTATCTCCGTCGGCTCGCTGCGGTCAATCACGTCCACATCGACGACCTCGAGGACATGATCACGATCGGAAAGAAGAACCCCTTGGCCAGCCGCAAGCGACCAGTGGACCCTGCCCGGCTTGGCCTCATCACCGGATACAGCCCGGGCCGTCTCGCTGAAGCGCTACCAGACCTAGCGGAACGAAACACGCGGATAATGCGCCGGTTGCCGCGGCCTCGACCGGCCTGTCCGAGTTGCGTTCGCCGTCATCGAGGTGGGCCTGTCGAGATCTATCTACCCGACCACCGACACGTCTGCATCCGCCACAACATCTGGCTCGGTTCGCTGGGACCCGCCAATGATGCCTGGCCAGATTCTCGAGATCCGGTTGACGTCAACCCACTACCGACTGTTCGGGCTGCGCAGCGGTGTCACCAGCGGCTTGTCCGACGCTACGGCGAGAAAGCAGCCGAATACGCTGTCCGCACCGCACGCGAAGTCTGGGACCGGGCCAACCAGACCCACTTCCTCGGGCGACACGAATGGAAGCTGCTTGAGATCTTCCGCCCCGGAGCACGCGAAGTCAGCACCCGCGACCCGCTGGCCCACGCCATCCGCTACCCCAGCATCGTGACCATCGCCGGAGTCCTTGCCTCACCTCACTGGCAACAAAAAGCGTCGTTCTGGGACACCAAGCAGCAGGCTTTCGACGAGATCGGTCGGCGCATCGGTCAGCGCGACTACGGCTGGCACCCTTGGAAGCGTCATCCACTGACCTACTGGGCTGAAGAGCTCGAACACGAACGAACACGCGCCGGATGGGAAACGGACAGGTATCGGTTCTTCGGCGAAACCCGCCGACAAACATCGACTTGGCTCTGGACGACCACCCCGGAGAGATCCACACCTTGA
- a CDS encoding TniB family NTP-binding protein has translation MTEKFDPPPDEPLTTKEGWSRWVQRDLNPPELIWNLDQLSLEEKATYDEVRLDYHSDLIVVNTPTIQEIIKTIRRLLVLNRRQVSARRGLIVTGPAGTGKTTAITQLGRAHELGVRLRNPIKGPRIPVVYVTVPPAATPRMVAVEFARFLGLPFGPRHNITDVTNAVCAVLCDVGCELVLIDEIHNISLTTRSGAEVSDQLKYFSERLPATFVYAGIDVERVGLFSGTRGKQIASRFATIATRPFAYGSKTQRDNWRALVATLESALRLQHHKTDTLTRHSEYLYQRTHGMLGSLSHLIRGAAIDTILDGTEKITKAHLEAIRLDHAAETTPAATSAAATKQSKTGVA, from the coding sequence GTGACCGAGAAATTCGACCCGCCACCCGACGAACCGCTGACCACCAAGGAAGGCTGGTCGAGGTGGGTTCAGCGCGACCTCAACCCACCCGAGCTCATCTGGAACCTGGACCAGCTTTCGCTGGAGGAGAAGGCAACTTACGACGAGGTGCGGCTGGACTATCACAGCGATCTCATCGTGGTGAACACCCCGACGATCCAGGAGATCATCAAGACCATCCGGCGACTGCTGGTGCTTAACCGCCGGCAGGTTTCCGCCCGCCGAGGGCTGATCGTCACCGGCCCGGCCGGAACGGGCAAGACCACCGCGATCACGCAGCTCGGCCGGGCCCACGAACTGGGCGTTCGGCTGCGGAACCCGATCAAGGGGCCTCGGATCCCGGTCGTCTATGTCACCGTTCCTCCCGCAGCAACGCCCCGAATGGTCGCCGTCGAGTTTGCGCGCTTCCTCGGTCTGCCTTTCGGCCCTCGTCACAACATCACTGACGTCACCAACGCGGTCTGCGCGGTGCTTTGCGACGTCGGCTGCGAGCTGGTGCTCATTGACGAGATCCACAACATCTCGCTGACCACGAGGTCGGGGGCTGAAGTCTCCGACCAGCTCAAGTACTTCTCCGAACGACTCCCCGCCACCTTCGTTTATGCCGGAATCGACGTCGAGCGGGTCGGCCTCTTCTCCGGCACACGGGGCAAGCAGATCGCCAGCCGATTCGCCACCATTGCCACCCGCCCGTTCGCCTACGGCAGCAAGACGCAGCGGGACAACTGGCGAGCGCTGGTCGCCACCCTCGAAAGCGCCCTTCGCTTGCAACACCACAAGACGGACACCCTCACTCGGCACAGCGAGTACCTCTACCAGCGCACCCACGGCATGCTCGGCAGCCTGTCCCACTTGATCAGGGGCGCCGCCATCGACACGATCCTCGACGGCACCGAGAAGATCACCAAAGCACACCTGGAGGCGATCCGACTCGACCACGCCGCGGAGACCACGCCAGCAGCCACATCTGCGGCAGCAACGAAACAGTCGAAGACCGGGGTCGCATGA